One genomic region from Ruegeria sp. TM1040 encodes:
- a CDS encoding sensor histidine kinase: MSPKRLPIKLKVALVIFIVSGAAFSAFFFLNYRDTVSRIHTHTEQLLERDHKTHARYIQDTLTTMRQDAETLIGFPPISGILRTRQSDELTDPLDGSSLQDWLVRLETLFKSVLTNRSGYSQIRLLLPENNWSEIVRVNFVAGEVSHVDPTDLQQKGDEPYIRLLQAVETDDSLFSNVTRNREKGSVVGPPTLRSIKRLVNDDGAVIGAVVINAVLSELLSVPEYEGELGRTYYVIQNHVEPAFPLATDDQSFVLSPEETPRVLDFKVVAQQSVGQLIDLGSDENLYLSSVPISDAHVPFDFFIATDIDAGALFQQARHELWRNFAHALVLTLLASGLGYVFAARLLSPLEHLIDEIKKSAGLRGDQAGSLSKGGDEVTLIANNFKQLTSDLVRETQRLDMVLTNVAEGIVTLLPDGTIEDANPASCRILDEDSVHLTGRNLFEMLGFDEEHGKEILCETISARGDQPPQQREISLKKQAGEPIVINLVMRHTSYAEGSRFVALIRDVTERAAATARSEALIAALRRSNAELDQFAYIASHDLKAPLRVIENAVSWLEEDLRPHLTDDTRESMDLLRNRARRMEALLSDLLKHSRIGRVADSVEKVTGVQLSESILELLDVPENIRIVFSDDFYHLTVQKMPLETVLVNLIGNSIKHHDRGSGYVSIDVKHSDGFMRFRVEDDGPGIEPAYHDRIFDIFRTLRSRDQLESSGMGLAIVKKHIEVVGGKIDVLSDGERGTVFEFSWPDEIVQEEDKAA, translated from the coding sequence ATGTCGCCAAAACGATTGCCGATCAAACTCAAGGTCGCCCTGGTCATCTTCATCGTTTCAGGGGCGGCTTTCAGCGCCTTCTTCTTTCTAAACTACCGTGACACCGTCTCCCGGATCCACACTCACACAGAGCAACTGCTGGAGAGGGATCACAAAACGCATGCGAGATACATCCAGGACACTCTGACCACGATGCGTCAGGACGCCGAAACCCTTATCGGGTTCCCCCCCATTTCTGGGATTCTGCGCACGCGCCAATCCGATGAACTCACCGATCCCTTGGACGGGTCGTCCCTGCAGGATTGGCTTGTGCGTCTAGAGACATTGTTCAAAAGCGTGCTGACCAATCGGAGCGGCTATAGCCAGATCCGGCTTCTTTTGCCGGAGAACAATTGGTCCGAAATCGTTCGGGTGAACTTTGTTGCGGGTGAGGTCAGTCATGTTGACCCCACGGATTTGCAGCAGAAAGGTGATGAGCCCTACATCAGGCTGCTGCAAGCTGTTGAAACCGATGACTCGCTATTTTCAAACGTGACGCGCAACCGAGAAAAAGGGAGTGTCGTCGGCCCCCCGACACTGCGCTCCATCAAGAGATTGGTGAATGACGACGGGGCCGTGATCGGCGCGGTGGTCATCAACGCGGTTCTTTCCGAACTTCTGTCCGTGCCGGAATACGAAGGAGAGCTGGGGCGGACCTACTACGTTATCCAAAACCATGTCGAACCCGCCTTCCCGCTTGCGACCGACGATCAGAGCTTTGTGCTCTCTCCCGAAGAAACCCCACGGGTTCTCGACTTCAAGGTGGTTGCGCAACAATCTGTAGGTCAGCTGATCGATCTGGGCAGTGATGAAAACCTCTACCTCAGCTCCGTCCCTATTTCCGACGCCCATGTGCCATTCGATTTCTTCATCGCCACCGACATTGATGCCGGGGCTCTCTTTCAACAGGCTCGGCACGAACTCTGGAGAAACTTCGCCCATGCCCTTGTGCTGACCCTTCTTGCCTCGGGGCTTGGATATGTCTTTGCAGCACGATTGCTGTCACCGCTCGAACACCTCATCGACGAGATCAAGAAAAGCGCGGGCCTGCGCGGCGATCAGGCCGGCTCCCTGTCGAAGGGCGGCGACGAAGTCACACTCATTGCCAATAACTTCAAACAGTTGACCAGCGATCTGGTGCGTGAAACACAGCGTTTGGATATGGTCCTGACCAATGTGGCCGAAGGCATCGTGACCCTGTTGCCAGACGGCACCATCGAAGACGCAAATCCTGCCTCCTGCAGGATCTTGGATGAAGACAGCGTGCATCTCACCGGGCGAAATCTCTTTGAAATGCTGGGTTTTGATGAGGAGCACGGAAAGGAAATCCTCTGCGAAACCATTTCCGCTCGCGGGGATCAGCCTCCACAACAGCGCGAAATCTCTCTCAAGAAACAAGCGGGCGAACCCATCGTCATCAATCTCGTGATGCGGCATACGTCCTATGCTGAGGGAAGCCGCTTTGTGGCCCTTATCCGCGATGTGACGGAGCGCGCGGCGGCAACCGCTAGGTCCGAAGCGCTGATTGCCGCCCTCAGGCGCTCCAATGCCGAACTCGATCAATTTGCCTATATAGCGTCTCACGATCTCAAGGCGCCATTGCGGGTGATCGAGAATGCCGTTTCCTGGCTCGAAGAAGATCTGCGCCCCCATCTGACCGACGACACTCGAGAGAGCATGGATCTGCTGCGTAACCGTGCCCGCCGCATGGAAGCCCTGCTCAGTGATCTGCTGAAACACTCGCGGATCGGGCGGGTTGCGGATTCGGTTGAAAAGGTGACAGGGGTCCAATTGTCAGAGAGCATCCTGGAACTCCTCGACGTCCCTGAAAATATCCGGATCGTGTTTTCGGACGACTTCTACCATTTGACTGTCCAGAAAATGCCCCTGGAAACGGTCCTCGTGAATCTGATCGGCAACAGTATTAAGCACCACGATCGAGGTTCGGGCTATGTATCGATCGATGTCAAACATAGCGACGGATTCATGCGCTTTCGCGTCGAAGATGATGGCCCCGGGATCGAACCCGCCTATCACGACCGGATTTTCGACATCTTCAGAACATTGCGCTCTCGCGACCAGCTAGAAAGCAGCGGAATGGGATTGGCGATTGTGAAGAAACATATCGAAGTGGTTGGAGGCAAAATCGATGTTCTCTCCGACGGCGAGCGTGGAACAGTGTTTGAATTCTCTTGGCCAGACGAAATCGTTCAGGAGGAGGACAAAGCAGCATGA
- a CDS encoding sensor histidine kinase yields MDEKKMLIVDDDAGDRKMMRRHLSKLYPTNSILEAESGETARSFVDEEVEVIFLDYQLPDISGIDLMSSFFRRWPHCVIFIMTGQGDEEIAKSAILSGAADYISKSAITPGALQRMIANGLQVARMKWRIEEHQKELQQFSDVLVHDLRAPIRAIKFLSDQILEDFAAGDMDEVTREFDLMKKSVSKMSDLIERLASHINPHSEGAPEMIAAESLVESACLAISQDIANSDAIISTEHNDISVSCFPPDISQLLQNLISNSIKYRSKEQPQIDISVKQLSSGVQFAIQDNGIGVPEEYRKRIFEPFKRLQRSSDLPGSGLGLATCAKIAKRHDGEIWCDPNVSSGTLIRFSLKLPPPMTLPDQEDDEEETVVPAAFRDTQARARH; encoded by the coding sequence ATGGATGAGAAGAAAATGTTGATCGTCGATGATGATGCGGGTGACCGCAAAATGATGCGACGCCATCTGTCCAAGCTCTATCCGACAAATTCCATACTCGAAGCCGAAAGCGGCGAAACAGCGCGTTCATTTGTCGATGAAGAAGTCGAAGTCATCTTTCTGGATTATCAACTGCCCGACATATCCGGTATCGACTTGATGTCCAGCTTCTTTCGCCGTTGGCCGCATTGCGTGATTTTTATCATGACCGGTCAGGGGGATGAAGAGATTGCAAAAAGCGCCATCCTGAGTGGTGCCGCTGACTATATTTCAAAATCAGCAATCACTCCTGGGGCGCTGCAAAGAATGATCGCAAATGGCCTTCAGGTGGCCCGGATGAAATGGCGTATCGAGGAACACCAGAAAGAACTCCAGCAGTTTTCGGATGTGCTCGTCCATGACCTGCGCGCGCCTATTCGGGCGATCAAATTCCTCAGCGATCAGATCCTTGAGGATTTTGCAGCCGGGGATATGGATGAAGTCACAAGAGAATTCGATTTGATGAAGAAGTCGGTCTCCAAGATGTCCGATTTGATCGAACGGCTTGCAAGTCACATCAACCCTCACAGCGAAGGCGCGCCGGAGATGATTGCGGCCGAGAGCCTTGTGGAGTCCGCTTGTCTGGCGATCTCGCAAGACATCGCCAATAGCGACGCGATCATTTCTACTGAGCACAATGACATAAGCGTTTCCTGCTTCCCTCCAGATATTTCTCAATTGCTTCAAAATCTTATCAGCAATTCGATAAAGTATCGCAGTAAGGAGCAGCCCCAAATCGACATCTCTGTCAAACAGCTTAGTTCTGGCGTTCAGTTTGCGATTCAAGACAATGGGATCGGCGTGCCAGAAGAGTATCGCAAACGCATTTTTGAACCCTTCAAGAGGCTTCAAAGAAGCAGCGATCTGCCGGGAAGCGGGCTTGGCCTTGCGACCTGCGCAAAGATTGCAAAACGCCACGATGGTGAGATCTGGTGCGATCCAAATGTGAGTTCCGGCACCCTTATTCGATTTTCCTTGAAGCTACCGCCCCCAATGACCCTTCCGGATCAAGAAGATGACGAGGAAGAGACGGTTGTTCCAGCTGCATTTCGGGATACCCAAGCCCGGGCCCGTCACTGA
- a CDS encoding substrate-binding domain-containing protein — protein MNLKELSAVLGLSQTTVSRALNGYPEVSEATRKRVMQAAQDHNYRPNTRAKALATGRAMAIGHVIPLSTQHEMMNPIFSDFIAGAGESYSQAGYDMVLSLVADEDQSRAYHEMAAKRNVDGIVLHAPKMRDSRITMLQEIGLPFAVHGRATDISRPYSWLDVNNTSAFRRATDFLLDLGHRRICLVNGQESMDFAHRRRQGYEAALQARGIPVDPALMTAGEMTEVYGYDTVQRTQALEDPPTAYLVSSIIAAFGVRRAIEESGLKMGRDISVITHDDDLSYLRNGADVPVFTATRSSVRDAGRRLAKLLISQIEDPGDAPLTELLEAELTVGRSTGPAPNRTSKT, from the coding sequence ATGAACCTCAAAGAACTTTCGGCAGTCCTTGGTCTGTCACAAACCACCGTGAGCCGAGCGCTAAACGGCTATCCCGAAGTCAGCGAGGCTACGCGCAAGCGCGTGATGCAGGCCGCCCAAGATCACAATTATCGCCCCAACACCCGTGCCAAGGCATTGGCGACGGGGCGCGCGATGGCAATCGGTCATGTGATTCCGCTCTCGACCCAGCACGAGATGATGAACCCGATTTTCAGCGACTTCATTGCGGGCGCCGGAGAGAGCTACAGCCAAGCAGGCTACGACATGGTGCTCTCACTGGTCGCCGACGAAGATCAGTCCCGCGCCTATCACGAAATGGCCGCCAAGCGGAACGTGGATGGCATCGTGTTGCACGCACCAAAGATGCGCGACTCTCGGATTACGATGCTGCAAGAGATCGGCCTGCCCTTTGCAGTGCATGGGCGCGCCACCGATATTTCCAGACCTTACAGCTGGCTCGACGTGAACAATACCAGCGCGTTTCGGCGCGCAACCGACTTTCTGCTGGATCTGGGCCACCGCCGGATCTGCCTTGTGAACGGTCAAGAGAGCATGGATTTCGCGCACCGCCGCCGCCAGGGCTATGAGGCGGCGCTGCAGGCACGCGGAATCCCAGTTGATCCCGCCCTGATGACGGCAGGAGAGATGACCGAAGTCTATGGCTACGACACCGTGCAACGCACGCAGGCACTGGAAGATCCGCCCACCGCCTATCTGGTGTCCTCGATCATCGCCGCCTTTGGTGTGCGCCGCGCAATCGAAGAATCCGGGCTCAAAATGGGGCGCGACATTTCGGTTATCACCCATGACGACGACCTGTCTTATCTGCGAAACGGGGCCGATGTGCCGGTCTTTACCGCCACTCGTTCCTCGGTGCGCGATGCCGGGCGCAGGTTGGCCAAACTCCTGATTTCACAGATCGAAGACCCGGGCGATGCGCCCTTGACTGAGCTTTTGGAAGCCGAACTCACTGTCGGTCGCTCAACAGGCCCCGCCCCCAACAGGACATCAAAGACATGA
- a CDS encoding ABC transporter substrate-binding protein: protein MKRVLMSAAAITALMAGTASAQDLIFPVGEGAFNWDSYAELEKIDLNGEQVTVFGPWLGPDQEVVENVLAYFAAATGADVRYAGSDSFEQQIVVDAEAGSAPNVAVFPQPGLVSDMAKRGFITPLGEETADWVRDNYAAGQSWVDLGTYPGADGNDGLFGLFYKVDVKSLVWYNPENFEDFGYETPQSMEELKALTEQMVADGNTPWCIGLGSGGATGWPATDWVEDMMLRTQEPAVYDKWVSNELKFDDPAVIGAIEEFGWFAKNDDFVSGGAGAVASTDFRDSPKGLFASPPQCMMHRQASFIPAFFPEGTEMGLDADFFYFPAYEGKELGNPVLGAGTIWSITNDSPGAQALMEFLKAPIAHEVWMAQQGFLTPLKSVNTDLYATDTLKKMGEILLSADTFRFDASDLMPGGVGAGSFWTGMVDYAGGKPAEEVATEIQSSWDALK from the coding sequence ATGAAACGAGTATTGATGTCAGCCGCAGCGATCACCGCGTTGATGGCAGGAACGGCGAGCGCCCAGGATCTGATTTTTCCGGTCGGCGAAGGCGCCTTCAACTGGGACAGCTACGCAGAGCTGGAGAAGATCGACCTGAACGGTGAGCAGGTCACCGTGTTTGGTCCATGGCTCGGGCCTGACCAAGAGGTTGTTGAAAACGTACTGGCCTACTTCGCAGCCGCGACCGGTGCGGATGTGCGCTATGCAGGCTCCGACAGCTTTGAGCAGCAGATCGTGGTCGATGCCGAGGCAGGCTCTGCCCCCAATGTTGCTGTTTTCCCGCAGCCCGGTCTGGTGTCTGATATGGCCAAGCGAGGCTTCATCACGCCGCTTGGTGAAGAAACCGCCGACTGGGTGCGCGACAACTACGCCGCGGGTCAGTCCTGGGTGGATCTCGGAACCTATCCGGGCGCAGATGGCAATGACGGGCTCTTTGGTCTGTTCTACAAGGTCGATGTGAAGTCTCTGGTTTGGTATAACCCGGAAAACTTTGAGGATTTCGGATATGAAACTCCGCAGTCCATGGAAGAGCTGAAGGCGCTGACCGAGCAGATGGTGGCCGATGGCAACACTCCATGGTGCATCGGCCTGGGATCCGGTGGCGCGACTGGCTGGCCTGCGACCGACTGGGTCGAGGACATGATGCTGCGCACGCAGGAACCCGCAGTCTACGACAAATGGGTCTCCAATGAGCTGAAGTTCGATGATCCTGCCGTCATCGGTGCGATTGAGGAATTCGGTTGGTTCGCCAAGAACGATGACTTCGTTTCTGGTGGTGCTGGTGCCGTGGCGTCTACCGACTTCCGCGATAGCCCCAAAGGTCTCTTTGCCAGCCCGCCGCAGTGCATGATGCACCGTCAGGCGTCCTTCATTCCGGCCTTCTTCCCAGAAGGCACCGAAATGGGTCTGGATGCTGATTTCTTCTACTTCCCTGCCTACGAAGGCAAAGAACTTGGCAATCCGGTACTGGGCGCGGGCACCATCTGGTCGATCACCAATGACAGCCCCGGTGCTCAGGCGCTGATGGAGTTCCTGAAGGCGCCGATCGCTCATGAAGTCTGGATGGCGCAGCAAGGGTTCCTGACCCCGCTGAAGAGCGTCAACACCGACCTCTATGCCACCGACACGCTGAAGAAGATGGGCGAGATTCTTCTCTCTGCAGATACCTTCCGCTTTGATGCATCCGATCTGATGCCGGGTGGCGTGGGCGCCGGGTCGTTCTGGACCGGCATGGTGGATTACGCAGGTGGCAAACCTGCCGAAGAGGTTGCAACCGAGATCCAGTCCTCCTGGGATGCGCTCAAGTAA
- a CDS encoding alpha-amylase family glycosyl hydrolase, with the protein MNAQTTINPASVLSNDPDWWRGAVIYQIYPRSYQDSNGDGIGDLQGITSRLDHIASLGVDAIWISPFFTSPMKDYGYDVSDYCDVDPMFGNLADFDALVARAHDLGLRVMIDLVLSHSSDQHPWFAESRQSRDNPKADWYVWADPQEDGTPPNNWLSIFGGSAWHWDARREQYYLHNFLVSQPDLNFHCPDVQNALLDVTRFWLERGVDGFRLDTINFYIHDKELRSNPALPKDQRNANIAPSVNPYNHQEHLYSKNQPENLDFLARFRALLDEYPAKTAVGEVGDAQRGLELLGQYTAGNTGVHMCYAFEFLAKDPLTAARVAEVFERTDEVAADGWACWAFSNHDVQRHVSRWGLSDAALRLHATLIMCLRGSVCIYQGEELGLPEADISFEDLQDPYGIEFWPEFKGRDGCRTPMVWRSDNTHGGFSEARPWLPVSLEHAALSVAEQEANPDALLHHYRRVIALRRAHAALSHGTHDKVVASGSVVHFLRSAESEDIFCAFNLGEAAAEVSLPAGTWEQLGADIGTAEINGDLVKLGPWQACLVRRV; encoded by the coding sequence ATGAACGCTCAGACCACAATCAACCCTGCTTCGGTGCTGTCCAATGACCCGGATTGGTGGCGCGGTGCGGTGATCTACCAGATTTATCCGCGCAGCTACCAAGACAGCAATGGCGACGGCATCGGGGATCTGCAGGGTATCACGTCACGTCTGGACCACATCGCCTCTCTTGGGGTGGATGCCATCTGGATTTCGCCCTTTTTCACGTCACCGATGAAAGACTATGGCTACGATGTCAGCGACTACTGCGATGTTGATCCGATGTTTGGCAACCTCGCAGATTTTGACGCGCTGGTGGCGCGGGCGCATGATCTCGGCCTGCGGGTGATGATCGATCTGGTGCTGTCGCATAGTTCGGATCAGCACCCTTGGTTCGCCGAGAGCCGTCAGAGCCGCGACAACCCAAAGGCCGACTGGTACGTCTGGGCCGATCCCCAAGAAGACGGCACGCCGCCGAACAACTGGCTGTCGATCTTTGGCGGTTCCGCCTGGCATTGGGACGCGCGCCGCGAGCAATATTATCTGCACAATTTTCTGGTCTCGCAGCCTGACCTAAATTTCCATTGTCCGGACGTGCAGAATGCGCTTTTGGATGTGACCCGCTTCTGGCTCGAGCGGGGAGTCGATGGGTTCCGCTTGGACACCATCAATTTCTACATCCACGACAAGGAGTTGCGGTCGAACCCAGCGCTTCCCAAGGATCAGCGCAATGCCAATATCGCCCCTTCGGTGAACCCCTATAACCATCAGGAACACCTCTACTCCAAGAACCAGCCGGAAAACCTCGATTTTCTCGCGCGGTTCCGTGCGCTTTTGGACGAATACCCGGCCAAGACCGCGGTTGGCGAAGTCGGCGATGCGCAGCGCGGGCTGGAACTATTGGGACAGTACACGGCCGGCAACACCGGTGTCCACATGTGCTATGCCTTCGAGTTCCTGGCCAAAGATCCGCTAACCGCCGCGCGCGTGGCTGAGGTTTTTGAGCGCACAGATGAGGTAGCAGCCGATGGTTGGGCCTGTTGGGCCTTCTCCAACCATGATGTTCAGCGGCACGTCAGCCGATGGGGGTTGTCGGACGCTGCGCTGCGCCTCCATGCGACTTTGATCATGTGCCTCCGCGGCTCTGTCTGCATCTATCAGGGCGAAGAACTGGGGCTGCCAGAGGCCGATATTTCCTTTGAAGATCTGCAAGATCCCTATGGGATTGAGTTCTGGCCTGAATTCAAAGGACGCGATGGATGCCGCACTCCGATGGTCTGGCGCAGCGACAATACGCATGGCGGCTTCTCCGAGGCGCGTCCTTGGCTGCCGGTCAGCCTCGAGCATGCGGCGCTGTCCGTAGCAGAGCAAGAAGCAAACCCCGATGCGTTGCTGCACCACTACCGCCGCGTGATTGCCCTGCGACGCGCCCACGCGGCACTGTCGCACGGAACCCACGACAAGGTCGTGGCAAGCGGGTCTGTCGTTCATTTTCTGCGCAGCGCCGAGTCCGAGGACATCTTCTGTGCCTTCAATCTTGGCGAGGCGGCGGCAGAGGTCAGCTTGCCCGCGGGAACGTGGGAGCAGCTTGGTGCTGACATCGGCACTGCCGAAATCAATGGTGATCTGGTGAAACTTGGCCCTTGGCAAGCCTGCCTCGTACGGCGCGTATAA
- a CDS encoding ABC transporter ATP-binding protein: protein MANLKLTGVEKTYAGAVNVLRDINLDIKQGELIVFVGPSGCGKSTLLRMIAGLERITGGTLEIDGAVMNDIPPAQRGIAMVFQSYALYPHMTVRDNMGFALKIAGKSASEIEEAITRAAKILQLEDYLDRLPKALSGGQRQRVAIGRAIVRDPKVYLFDEPLSNLDAALRVATRIEIAQLKEAMPDSTMIYVTHDQVEAMTLASRIVVLANKGIAQVGTPLELYERPENEFVAQFIGSPAMNLLPGEVIATGDLTRIRLENGEEVASTVPTRTSDMGLKVNVGVRPEDLFEEGEGGAMIDATVDIVEALGEVTVLYFKAQAGQDAPVAKLSGIHKGLRGSQVRLYADPKKVHLFHNGHSLLYREG from the coding sequence ATGGCGAATTTGAAACTGACCGGGGTAGAGAAAACCTACGCTGGCGCGGTGAATGTCCTGAGAGACATCAATCTCGACATCAAGCAGGGGGAGTTGATTGTCTTTGTGGGTCCGTCGGGATGCGGCAAGTCCACGCTCCTGCGCATGATCGCGGGGCTGGAACGCATAACCGGTGGGACATTGGAAATCGACGGCGCGGTGATGAATGACATCCCGCCCGCCCAGCGGGGCATCGCCATGGTGTTCCAGAGCTACGCGCTCTATCCACATATGACGGTGCGCGACAACATGGGCTTTGCGCTCAAGATCGCAGGTAAAAGCGCAAGCGAGATTGAGGAGGCGATCACACGAGCAGCCAAGATCCTGCAGCTTGAGGACTATCTCGACCGTCTGCCCAAGGCGCTTTCAGGTGGGCAGCGGCAGCGGGTGGCAATCGGTCGGGCGATTGTGCGCGATCCAAAGGTCTATCTCTTTGATGAGCCTCTCTCCAATCTGGACGCGGCCCTGCGGGTGGCGACGCGGATCGAGATTGCGCAGCTCAAGGAAGCGATGCCGGACAGCACCATGATCTATGTGACCCACGACCAGGTGGAGGCGATGACGCTCGCTTCACGCATCGTTGTGCTCGCCAATAAGGGGATCGCGCAGGTGGGCACGCCGCTCGAACTCTACGAGCGGCCCGAAAACGAATTTGTCGCCCAGTTTATTGGTTCTCCGGCGATGAACCTGCTGCCGGGCGAGGTCATCGCAACGGGCGATCTGACCCGCATTCGCCTGGAGAATGGTGAAGAGGTCGCCTCCACCGTGCCCACCCGCACGAGCGACATGGGGCTCAAGGTCAATGTGGGCGTGCGACCAGAGGATCTCTTTGAGGAGGGGGAGGGCGGCGCGATGATCGACGCTACGGTCGACATCGTCGAAGCACTTGGTGAAGTGACGGTGCTCTATTTCAAGGCGCAAGCCGGGCAAGATGCGCCTGTTGCAAAATTGTCTGGTATTCACAAAGGTTTGCGTGGAAGCCAAGTGCGACTCTACGCGGATCCGAAGAAGGTACACCTCTTTCACAATGGGCATTCTCTTCTGTATCGCGAGGGGTGA
- a CDS encoding carbohydrate ABC transporter permease, translating to MNAIAGQKPGLMWALRISVIVLVGLWLFPTLGLLVSSFRTGDQIATSGWWKALFPTEQNQTLRTAAPETQVQVGDLWVIEGNLFEGETSAEISVWGTNAREIDAYSAGETATLRGGEELTVEADGSYRMTSSTEMEGRRGARVFVTAVVPPEFTVENYETILISGGSTDNMARAFFNTLTVTIPATIIPILVAAFAAYALAWMEFPGRALLIAAIVGLLVVPLQLALIPLLKFHNEIGIGKGYLGVWMAHTGFGLPLAIYLLRNYMVGIPRDIIENARVDGATDFQIFTRIILPLSFPALASFAIFQFLWTWNDLLVAMVFLIDATGETTVMTKQIVELLGTRGGNWEILATSAFVSIAVPLAVFFAMQKYLVRGLLAGSVK from the coding sequence ATGAATGCAATCGCAGGACAAAAGCCTGGCCTGATGTGGGCGCTTCGCATCTCTGTCATCGTGTTGGTTGGCCTCTGGCTGTTTCCGACGCTGGGGCTGCTGGTGTCGTCGTTCCGCACCGGTGATCAGATCGCCACATCCGGTTGGTGGAAGGCTTTGTTTCCCACCGAGCAGAACCAGACGCTGCGCACAGCTGCGCCAGAAACACAGGTGCAGGTGGGTGACCTCTGGGTGATCGAAGGTAATCTCTTTGAGGGCGAAACTTCGGCCGAAATCTCTGTCTGGGGCACCAATGCCCGCGAGATTGACGCCTACAGCGCGGGAGAGACCGCGACCCTACGCGGCGGTGAAGAGCTGACCGTCGAGGCAGATGGAAGCTACCGGATGACCTCCTCCACCGAAATGGAAGGACGCCGGGGCGCGCGGGTCTTTGTGACTGCTGTTGTGCCCCCAGAGTTCACAGTTGAGAACTATGAGACGATCCTGATTTCAGGTGGGTCTACCGACAACATGGCGCGGGCCTTTTTCAATACGCTCACCGTGACGATCCCGGCGACGATTATTCCGATCCTTGTGGCGGCTTTTGCAGCCTATGCGCTGGCGTGGATGGAATTCCCGGGCCGCGCGCTGCTGATTGCGGCCATCGTGGGCCTTTTGGTGGTGCCCTTGCAGCTGGCGTTGATCCCGCTCTTGAAGTTTCACAACGAGATCGGCATCGGCAAAGGCTACCTCGGAGTCTGGATGGCGCATACCGGCTTTGGCTTGCCTCTCGCGATCTATCTCTTGCGCAACTACATGGTCGGCATACCGCGCGACATCATCGAGAACGCGCGGGTGGATGGGGCGACCGACTTTCAGATCTTCACCCGGATCATTTTGCCGCTTTCTTTCCCGGCGCTCGCCTCCTTTGCGATTTTTCAATTCCTCTGGACCTGGAACGACCTTCTGGTGGCCATGGTATTCCTGATTGACGCGACTGGCGAAACAACGGTGATGACCAAGCAGATCGTCGAGCTTCTTGGCACCCGCGGCGGCAATTGGGAAATCCTCGCCACCTCGGCTTTTGTTTCCATCGCCGTGCCGCTTGCCGTTTTCTTTGCCATGCAGAAGTACCTCGTGCGCGGGCTACTGGCCGGGTCGGTCAAATAG
- a CDS encoding carbohydrate ABC transporter permease, whose product MHPAIQGLLTIAFGVGGCVGYFYLSNIILDTFVFPARGKDIAKNIRRANMVRPWLFLLPALLALGLYLAYPVFETIRLSLTERVPGGGSEFVGLDNYKQMLAEAKFWEALQNNFLWLLVVPAASTAFGLLAAQLTDRLAWGNIAKSLIFMPMAISFVGAAVIWKLVYDARPPGTEQIGILNAIYIWLGGVEPQQWLTIPFWNNFFLMMVLVWIQTGFAMVILSAALRGIPEETVEAAIVDGAGPFQIFFKIKVPQIMGTIVVVWTTITIVVLKVFDIVFALTNGQWETQVLANYMYDKLFRANDWGVGSASAMVIMLLVMPILVWNVYNARREMR is encoded by the coding sequence ATGCATCCAGCCATTCAAGGGCTGCTGACCATCGCTTTCGGCGTCGGGGGCTGTGTCGGCTATTTCTACCTCTCGAATATCATCCTCGACACCTTTGTTTTCCCCGCCCGAGGCAAGGACATTGCCAAGAATATCCGCCGCGCCAACATGGTGCGCCCATGGCTCTTTTTGCTGCCTGCGCTTCTCGCCCTGGGGCTCTACCTCGCTTATCCGGTGTTTGAGACAATCCGTTTGTCCCTCACCGAGCGGGTGCCCGGTGGTGGCTCGGAGTTTGTCGGGCTCGACAACTACAAGCAGATGCTCGCAGAGGCAAAGTTCTGGGAGGCGCTGCAGAACAACTTCCTCTGGCTTCTGGTGGTGCCTGCGGCCTCTACCGCCTTTGGTTTGCTGGCAGCGCAGCTCACCGATCGGTTGGCTTGGGGAAATATCGCTAAGTCATTGATTTTTATGCCAATGGCGATCTCCTTTGTGGGCGCTGCGGTGATCTGGAAGCTCGTTTATGACGCCCGCCCGCCGGGCACCGAGCAAATCGGCATTCTCAATGCGATCTATATCTGGCTCGGTGGCGTTGAACCCCAGCAATGGTTGACGATCCCGTTCTGGAACAACTTCTTCTTGATGATGGTTCTGGTTTGGATTCAGACCGGCTTTGCCATGGTGATCCTGTCGGCAGCCCTGCGCGGTATCCCCGAAGAAACCGTCGAGGCCGCCATCGTGGATGGTGCCGGACCCTTTCAGATCTTCTTCAAGATCAAAGTGCCGCAGATCATGGGCACCATCGTCGTGGTCTGGACTACGATTACAATCGTGGTGCTCAAGGTCTTTGACATCGTGTTTGCGCTGACCAATGGCCAGTGGGAGACGCAGGTTCTCGCCAATTATATGTATGACAAGCTGTTCCGGGCGAATGACTGGGGCGTGGGATCGGCTTCGGCCATGGTGATCATGCTTCTGGTGATGCCGATCCTGGTTTGGAACGTCTACAACGCACGTCGCGAAATGCGCTGA